The following proteins are co-located in the Macrobrachium rosenbergii isolate ZJJX-2024 chromosome 28, ASM4041242v1, whole genome shotgun sequence genome:
- the LOC136853915 gene encoding aquaporin-9-like: MNIVKVSLREFLSEFLGTFILVMFNDGAVAQNVFSNGNMGGPFPAYWGAGLGACLGVLVSGGVSGGHINPAVTLAMAVWRKLPWAKVPHYLIAQYAGGFLASSVLYGVYFDALGHFETTRSLKTASIWATYPGAVTKADGTIVSDFLSSSNGFGDQVVGTMLLLICLCAITDIRNVGIPEYMIPLYLGLVVLNINNCFGLNCASAINPARDFAPRVFTLIAGWGKDPFSATTIEGITWWWVPIVAPHIGGILGAGIYVFLIERHHPRETVKNQTRRCLRCKRRKGVE; the protein is encoded by the exons ATGAATATCGTCAAAGTTTCGCTCCGAGAATTTCTCAGTGAATTCCTCGGTACATTCATATTGgtg ATGTTTAATGACGGCGCCGTTGCCCAGAACGTGTTTAGCAATGGCAATATGGGAGGACCTTTCCCTGCCTACTGGGGTGCGGGACTAGGGGCGTGTCTGGGCGTCCTCGTCAGCGGAGGAGTCTCCGGAGGGCACATCAATCCTGCGGTGACGCTAGCCATGGCCGTGTGGCGCAAGCTGCCCTGGGCGAAAGTCCCCCATTACTTGATAGCTCAGTATGCCGGAGGCTTCCTGGCTTCCTCCGTCTTATACGGCGTTTATTTCG ATGCTCTGGGGCACTTCGAAACAACCAGGAGCCTGAAAACGGCGAGCATCTGGGCAACGTACCCAGGGGCAGTCACGAAAGCAGATGGCACTATCGTCTCTGACTTCTTGTCAAGCAGCAATGGATTTGGGGACCAG GTAGTTGGCACAATGCTGCTTCTGATCTGCCTATGCGCCATTACGGACATCCGGAACGTTGGCATCCCTGAGTATATGATCCCGCTTTACCTGGGGTTGGTAGTTCTGAACATCAACAACTGCTTTGGGCTGAACTGCGCCAGCGCCATCAACCCCGCCAGAGATTTTGCGCCTAGGGTGTTTACCTTGATTGCAGGCTGGGGCAAAGACCCCTTCTC CGCCACCACCATCGAGGGTATTACGTGGTGGTGGGTCCCCATTGTGGCTCCTCACATTGGGGGAATCCTCGGGGCTGGCATCTACGTCTTCCTTATTGAGCGTCACCATCCTCGGGAAACGGTCAAGAACCAGACGCGTCGGTGCCTACGATGTAAAAGAAGGAAGGGTGTTGAGTAG